The Actinomyces sp. oral taxon 414 genome has a segment encoding these proteins:
- a CDS encoding DDE-type integrase/transposase/recombinase — protein sequence MRAASPSASTSSSRGWTPCPASPPSTGSWPATAPPASNGPSVPARPTTRFARSRTCELWQPDAFEVALTGGDRATVYQIIDDASRLCIALTARTRAANPADAIDVLARAIAAHGRPVAVLTDNGAAPDTHRRGLPSSTELYLASLGVAPISGSPRTPPDPGQDRTLPPPRPQMARGAPRHHPHRPSDRPERAFATSTTITAPTRRSAPYAPRPRPGRG from the coding sequence ATGCGGGCGGCATCACCATCCGCTTCCACCTCCAGCAGCAGGGGATGGACCCCCTGCCCAGCGTCGCCACCATCAACCGGATCCTGGCCCGCAACGGCCCCTCCCGCGTCCAACGGGCCAAGCGTCCCCGCTCGTCCCACAACCCGCTTCGCCCGATCCCGGACCTGCGAACTGTGGCAGCCCGACGCCTTCGAAGTGGCCCTGACCGGCGGGGACAGGGCCACCGTCTACCAGATCATCGACGACGCCTCCCGGTTGTGCATCGCCCTGACCGCCCGGACGCGGGCGGCCAACCCCGCCGACGCCATTGACGTCCTGGCCCGGGCCATCGCCGCTCACGGGCGGCCCGTAGCGGTCTTGACCGACAACGGGGCGGCCCCCGACACCCACCGCCGGGGCCTGCCCTCCAGCACCGAGCTCTACCTGGCGTCTTTGGGAGTGGCGCCCATCTCCGGATCTCCCCGGACACCCCCAGACCCAGGGCAAGACCGAACGCTCCCACCACCCCGCCCGCAAATGGCTCGCGGCGCACCCCGCCACCACCCTCACCGACCTTCAGATCGTCCTGAACGAGCTTTCGCGACGTCTACAACAATCACCGCCCCCACCAGGCGTTCAGCCCCGTATGCACCCCGGCCGCGGCCTGGGCGAGGATGA
- the ilvD gene encoding dihydroxy-acid dehydratase, with protein sequence MPVYRSATSTSGRNMAGARALWRATGVKDSDFGKPIIAIANSFTQFVPGHVGLRDVGRLVAGQIEAAGGIAKEFNTIAVDDGIAMGHDGMLYSLPSRDLIADSVEYMVSAHCADALVCISNCDKITPGMLMASLRLNIPTIFISGGPMESGKLITADGATRKLDLIDAMMDAADPTVADETISAIERLACPTCGSCSGMFTANSMNCLTEALGLALPMNGTLLATHADRGELFKEAGRQIVEITRAYYEGGDASVLPRSIATKAAFANAMSLDIAMGGSTNTVLHLLAAAQEGGVDFHMADIDRLSRRVPHLCKVAPSTAVYHVEDVHRAGGIMGILGELDRAGLIDASVGNVLRSTLGEVLAAHDIARPGPDGAPGSGVGEAVRTRYLAAPAGARTTKMFSQASRWDCLDTDREAGCIRDVAHAYSADGGLAVLFGNIAEKGCIVKTAGVDASILTFAGPAVVFESQEDAVAGILGERVKSGDVVVINHEGPRGGPGMQEMLYPTTYIKSMHLGKECALLTDGRFSGGTSGLSIGHVSPEAAAGGLIGLVRDGDRIEIDIPARRIELMVDDAEIARRRAEEEARGQAAWSPHVQRPRKVSAALRAYAMLATSADLGAVRDLDRLPRY encoded by the coding sequence ATGCCCGTCTACCGCAGCGCCACGTCCACCTCCGGCCGCAATATGGCCGGTGCCCGGGCCCTGTGGCGCGCCACGGGCGTCAAGGACTCCGACTTCGGCAAGCCGATCATCGCCATCGCCAATTCCTTCACCCAGTTCGTGCCCGGACACGTGGGCCTGCGCGACGTCGGACGCCTGGTGGCCGGGCAGATCGAGGCCGCCGGGGGCATCGCCAAGGAGTTCAACACCATCGCCGTCGACGACGGTATCGCCATGGGCCACGACGGCATGCTCTACTCCCTGCCCAGCCGCGACCTCATCGCCGACTCCGTGGAGTACATGGTCTCCGCCCACTGCGCCGACGCCCTGGTGTGCATCTCCAATTGTGACAAGATCACCCCGGGCATGCTCATGGCCTCCCTGCGCCTGAACATCCCCACGATCTTCATCTCCGGCGGGCCCATGGAGTCGGGCAAGCTCATCACGGCCGACGGCGCCACCCGCAAGCTCGACCTCATCGACGCCATGATGGACGCCGCCGACCCCACGGTGGCCGACGAGACCATTAGTGCCATCGAGCGCCTGGCCTGCCCCACCTGCGGCTCGTGCTCGGGCATGTTCACCGCCAACTCCATGAACTGTCTCACCGAGGCGCTCGGGCTGGCGCTGCCCATGAACGGCACCCTGCTGGCCACCCACGCCGACCGCGGGGAGCTGTTCAAGGAGGCGGGCCGCCAGATCGTGGAGATCACGCGCGCCTACTACGAGGGCGGCGACGCCTCCGTCCTGCCGCGCTCCATCGCCACCAAGGCGGCCTTCGCTAACGCCATGAGCCTGGACATCGCCATGGGCGGGTCCACCAACACGGTCCTGCACCTGCTGGCCGCCGCCCAGGAGGGCGGGGTCGACTTCCACATGGCGGACATCGACCGCCTCTCGCGCCGGGTCCCGCACCTGTGCAAGGTGGCGCCGTCGACCGCCGTGTACCACGTGGAGGACGTCCACCGGGCCGGCGGGATCATGGGCATCCTCGGCGAGCTCGACCGCGCCGGCCTCATCGACGCCTCCGTGGGCAACGTCCTGCGCTCCACCCTGGGCGAGGTCCTGGCCGCCCACGACATCGCCCGCCCCGGTCCCGACGGCGCGCCCGGCTCCGGGGTCGGCGAGGCGGTGCGCACCCGCTACCTCGCCGCGCCCGCCGGGGCGCGCACCACCAAGATGTTCTCCCAGGCGTCGCGCTGGGACTGCCTGGACACCGACCGCGAGGCTGGCTGCATCCGCGACGTCGCCCACGCCTACTCCGCCGACGGCGGCCTGGCGGTCCTGTTCGGCAACATCGCGGAGAAGGGCTGCATCGTCAAGACCGCCGGGGTGGACGCCTCCATCCTGACCTTCGCCGGACCGGCGGTCGTCTTCGAGTCCCAGGAGGACGCCGTGGCCGGGATCCTGGGCGAGCGGGTGAAATCCGGCGACGTCGTCGTCATCAATCACGAGGGCCCGCGCGGGGGTCCGGGCATGCAGGAGATGCTCTACCCGACCACGTACATCAAGTCCATGCACCTGGGCAAGGAGTGCGCGCTGCTGACCGACGGGCGCTTCTCGGGGGGCACCTCGGGGCTGAGCATCGGGCACGTCTCGCCCGAGGCGGCGGCGGGCGGGCTCATCGGCCTGGTGCGCGACGGCGACCGCATCGAGATCGACATCCCCGCCCGGCGCATCGAGCTCATGGTCGACGACGCCGAGATCGCCCGGCGCCGCGCCGAGGAGGAGGCGCGCGGGCAGGCCGCCTGGTCCCCGCACGTTCAGCGCCCGCGCAAGGTGAGCGCGGCGCTGCGCGCCTACGCCATGCTCGCCACCAGCGCCGACCTGGGCGCCGTGCGCGACCTGGACAGGCTTCCCCGCTACTGA
- a CDS encoding S66 family peptidase yields MKLLPPKARVGDRVAILSPSLAAPGFAPAVHEQAMARLAALTGLVPVEYPTTRRLGASPEERARDLNAAFADPSIRAILATVGGDDQIAVIPHLDGAAALSDPKPFLGYSDNTNLHQWLWSLGIASFYGGSTQVHLGPGPHVDPIHLDSLRAALLTGAELEITEPGESEDMGHDWLDPRALTEFGEREATEPWTWAGPSRSVTGPTWGGCLEVLQWVLTAGRFPADPHVLDGAVMLIETSEMLPSASEVGWILRAMGERGLLAAVDAVLVARPPASSLEDRRDAPARARFRAQQRDAVVETVGRYNPEAVICVGVPFGHTRPQWIVPHGGTMTVDGASHRITASYA; encoded by the coding sequence ATGAAGCTGCTTCCGCCCAAGGCCCGTGTCGGTGATCGCGTCGCGATCCTGTCCCCGTCCCTGGCGGCCCCCGGCTTCGCCCCGGCGGTGCATGAGCAGGCCATGGCCAGGCTCGCCGCTCTCACCGGCCTGGTCCCCGTGGAGTACCCGACCACGAGGCGGCTCGGCGCCTCGCCCGAGGAGCGCGCCCGCGACCTCAACGCCGCCTTCGCCGACCCGAGCATCCGCGCGATCCTGGCGACCGTGGGCGGCGATGACCAGATCGCGGTCATACCGCACCTCGACGGCGCCGCGGCGCTGTCCGACCCCAAGCCCTTCCTCGGCTACAGCGACAACACGAACCTCCACCAGTGGCTGTGGTCGCTGGGCATCGCCAGCTTCTACGGCGGCTCCACCCAGGTCCACCTCGGCCCGGGCCCGCACGTCGACCCGATTCACCTCGACTCGCTGCGGGCGGCGCTGCTGACCGGGGCCGAGCTGGAGATCACCGAGCCGGGGGAGTCCGAGGACATGGGTCACGACTGGCTCGACCCGCGCGCCCTGACCGAGTTCGGCGAGCGCGAGGCCACCGAGCCCTGGACCTGGGCGGGGCCGTCCCGCTCGGTGACCGGTCCCACCTGGGGCGGCTGCCTCGAGGTGCTCCAGTGGGTGCTGACCGCCGGCCGGTTCCCGGCCGACCCCCACGTCCTGGACGGCGCCGTCATGCTCATCGAGACCTCCGAGATGCTCCCGTCGGCCTCTGAGGTGGGGTGGATCCTGCGCGCCATGGGCGAGCGCGGACTGCTGGCCGCCGTCGACGCGGTCCTCGTGGCCCGCCCACCCGCCTCCTCGTTGGAGGACCGCCGGGACGCCCCGGCCAGGGCCCGCTTCCGGGCACAGCAGCGCGACGCCGTCGTCGAGACCGTCGGGCGCTACAACCCCGAGGCGGTCATCTGCGTGGGGGTCCCCTTCGGACATACCCGCCCCCAGTGGATCGTGCCGCACGGCGGAACCATGACTGTCGACGGCGCCTCGCACCGGATCACCGCCAGCTACGCCTGA
- a CDS encoding amidase has product MNRSAPSAVEISRAVRRGRMSARRSVEDALARIAAIDPDVNAFTVVRRRAALREAEQIDRAGAAHAGPLAGVPVAVKEEYDVAGEVTTLGGRGNTAPADADCAVVQRLRAAGAVIVGRTNMSEFGQFPATQSALHGACLNPWDPSRSPGGSSGGSAVAVATGMVPVAMGSDGGGSLRIPASACGVVGLKPARGRVSSAPLDEHWLGLAGFGAITRGARDMALVMDVISGNTAGDRWRTAPPTRPFAESAEGGTGALRVLAASNPVMPGAGVAAPVGAAMRDFAQRLRALGHDVRGARVAWPTPTAAFLALYFAGVRREAAQVAHPERLEPRTRVSVRIGAALPTPVVRAARRRAQRIRAGVEAAFRSADLLLLPTMIGVPGGAHDLRGKGWAAAMLASTPVVSNTAIFNVSGHPAMSVHAGFSPEGLPIGAQLVARTGREDLLLAVAGQLEDDGGLCPPWPGC; this is encoded by the coding sequence GTGAACCGCTCCGCCCCCAGCGCCGTCGAGATCTCCCGCGCGGTCCGGCGGGGCCGGATGAGCGCCCGACGGTCCGTGGAGGACGCGCTGGCGCGCATCGCCGCCATCGACCCGGACGTCAACGCATTCACCGTCGTGCGCCGGCGGGCCGCACTGCGCGAGGCCGAGCAGATCGACCGGGCGGGAGCGGCCCACGCCGGGCCACTGGCCGGCGTGCCCGTGGCCGTCAAGGAGGAGTACGACGTCGCCGGCGAGGTGACGACCCTGGGCGGCAGGGGCAACACCGCCCCGGCGGACGCCGACTGCGCCGTCGTGCAGCGGCTGCGCGCCGCCGGGGCCGTCATCGTCGGACGCACGAACATGTCCGAGTTCGGCCAGTTCCCCGCGACGCAGTCCGCCCTGCACGGCGCGTGCCTCAACCCCTGGGACCCCTCGCGCTCCCCGGGCGGCTCGTCCGGCGGCTCCGCCGTCGCCGTGGCCACGGGCATGGTCCCCGTCGCCATGGGGTCCGACGGCGGAGGATCCCTGCGCATCCCGGCCTCCGCCTGCGGCGTCGTCGGGCTCAAGCCCGCTCGCGGCCGGGTGAGCTCCGCACCGCTGGACGAGCACTGGCTGGGCCTGGCCGGATTCGGGGCGATCACCCGCGGCGCGCGGGATATGGCGCTGGTCATGGACGTCATCAGCGGGAACACGGCGGGCGACAGGTGGCGGACGGCCCCGCCGACGCGGCCCTTCGCCGAGTCGGCGGAGGGCGGGACGGGCGCCCTGCGCGTACTCGCGGCGAGCAATCCCGTCATGCCCGGCGCCGGGGTGGCCGCCCCGGTCGGCGCCGCGATGCGGGACTTCGCCCAGCGCCTGCGCGCCCTGGGCCACGACGTGCGCGGGGCGCGGGTCGCCTGGCCGACGCCCACCGCCGCCTTCCTCGCCCTGTACTTCGCGGGCGTCCGCCGAGAGGCCGCGCAGGTCGCCCACCCGGAGCGGCTCGAACCGCGCACGCGCGTGTCCGTGCGCATCGGCGCCGCCCTGCCCACACCCGTCGTGCGCGCCGCCCGGCGGCGCGCGCAGCGGATCCGCGCAGGCGTCGAGGCGGCCTTCCGGAGCGCGGATCTGCTCCTGCTGCCGACCATGATCGGCGTGCCCGGCGGGGCCCATGACCTGCGCGGGAAGGGGTGGGCGGCGGCGATGCTCGCCTCGACGCCGGTCGTGTCCAACACGGCGATCTTCAACGTCTCCGGGCACCCGGCCATGTCCGTCCACGCCGGCTTCTCACCCGAGGGGCTGCCGATCGGCGCCCAGCTGGTGGCGCGCACGGGCCGCGAGGACCTGCTCCTGGCCGTGGCCGGCCAGCTCGAGGACGACGGCGGGCTGTGCCCGCCCTGGCCGGGGTGCTGA